The genomic window AACACTAAACCCGAATTGGAATTATCCAATAGGCCAATCAAACAGCCCGCAAAACTTTATGGCCAGAGATGTCCAAAAATGTACGAAGATAGCCCAGAGCCTAAttatcattcagaaagtaagatgTTATGGGGTATAGGGAAATGTGGCTGCCTGTATACTGAAGTGACAATCTGAAAAAAAGTCTGTGAGTGgcagtggatggaaagtattccacctgCAGGTCGGTGACCACTTGTGTCCTGGTGGGGTCTGTTCTTGGGATTCTGCTCTTTGTTGTTTTCATCAATGATTTGAATAAAGAAGTGAAAGTGTGTCTTGGTAGGTCTCTGGTTGTGGTAGTGGTTGGAAAGTATTCCACGTGCAGGCCGGTGACCAGTGGACTCCTGCTGGGATCTCTTCTTGtgctgccgatgacacaaaggtcagtggaATTAGAGATATTGATGAGGGTTTTTCCAGGCTACAAAATGACATGGATACGACACAGAGTTGGGGTGAGTAGCGGCAGTTGAAATTCAGTCTGTATTGATGTCAAGTGATTCATTgaggaaggtcgaatttgaattttgAATACAgcgttaaaggcagaattcttggcagtgcgcAGGAACAGCCGTAAATTGGGGTCCATGTCCTTAGATCCCTCAAACGTTTCATTCAAGTTGATGGAGTTGGTAAGAAGACATTTATTTCCCTTTCATTAGCAGGGTGATTGAGTATAatagccgcgaggttttgctgcagctctgtatAATCTGGTCagaccactcttggaatattgtgcccagttctgatcgcctcattataggaaagatttagatgatttagagagggtgaagaggaaatttacgaggatgttgcttgGTTTGTACGGCTCGTCGAACGAATTGTCAATGAGTGAGCTCGGGCTTTAAACACTGCAGCGAAGaaagaagagaggtgacttgattgaattgTACAAGCAGTGGAAGGGATAgatagaggagagagacagaggtttTTCTCCAGTGCTGAACTGCctgtcacgaggggtcataaatttaaattaattgaggaaggtataagggagatgtcagaggtaggttctttccgCAGAGAATGATGGGTtggtggaatgcgttgccagcaatcGTAGTACAGTCAGAGACACGAGGAACATTGAATCGACTGCTGAACAAGCacataaattgaggggtgtgcagTAAGCTTGACCTTAGATGAAATTAAATGTGGGGCACAATACCGTGGGGTGAAGGGCCTTTGCTGTACTCTGCTGTTATATGCTCTATGTTCTGtattttaagttttttttcaCGAAATATGTGaaactggaaaagcatagccaatcAGGATCTACATCGGAGAAACAGAACAATCGACAATTCGGGCACAAGACCTCTTAAAAAGTGCCATTCATCAGGAAGGACGGGCTCATGGCCACAATATCGATTCTCGTGGTCCTCTGAAGTTGTCTGGTcggttatgcttttccagcaaaacacatTTCGACGCCGATCTCCATCTACTGTACTCACTTTCTTGCAAGTTGATTTTCGTTTCAAACACAGATGTGAAGTGATTGTTCCATTTCTTTTTTGCAACAGTTGAGCAGAAAACTCGGCTCCAAGCAAAAGAGAATTTATTTAAAATCTACAGCCAAAACACGAAAAAAGAATAACCTAACTAATAGAAAACCCAGCAGACTCGATGGATGAACTTTGACAACGATCTTTACCAATTTTCGCAATATAAATATACATTTTGATAAAAGATGAATTGAGCACAATTCCTTACAATTAGTCGAAGCCTTTTGGAGAACATTTAGCAAAAAATCATCTGCTGATGCATGGAACCTTCTTTCAATGCGTTGCAGCAGCTTCTCTGCCAGAACTCAACCAAACTGGACAAAAatgtgaactgggagaactgccTACTCTTCTGCCATTATAGATTTGCATATATTGGCACCTCAACCTTTACGAACTCTCTtgagaaaaaaaggaaagataAAATTGACTTTGGTAAAGGGGCAGCAGGATCATGCCTCAATCATCCAACGCacaatttaaaaatgttttgatatTGGCTCGTTATTCCTTATTTTTCTGGGGAATATGGACCCGCCTGGTTCACCtcatcaaatcaaattaaacgTCATTACATTCTTTCCCAGGCGTAGAATAAGTTACAAACGGAACATACGCAATAGAACCTCAGCAGGACATTTCACCTTCTCTCCTGTTAATCCTTTAAGTAGAATCACGGCCGAAAATTTGCAACATTCTACGGCCAAATACATTCTGAAAACCAGCCTTCTTTTTGTTTATTATTCACAACATGTGGGGTCCATCAACATTTTTTTTCAATATCTGCATCAGAAGAAGAGGTTTCTAAGCTCACTTTTATCGATCACAACTGTCATTCCTATGTATGAGCACAAACGAGATTGCTTGGAAGGGGTTTTGAGAAGTTTGAGTGAAGGATTGGTGATGCAGTTCCATCGCAGAAGAAACGTGTCGTCGAATTTGCGAGTGCTGGTGCTTCCATGGGTGTACTATCATTGACATTTGAAATGCTAATATTTCAGAAAGTGATGTCGGAAGACACTAATGAGTTATGTTTGAGCAAAGAAACATGGAAACAGGACGCTGCAATAGTCCACAGACACGGCGAGCATGCTCAGCCATTCATTATGACCATGCTTGATCTTGCATATCAACGCAATAATTCAACATTCGTTCCAAACATCTTGCTGAATTTTGTTGTGTGGTTTTTCAGAAAATGCATGTATGGGTTACGTTTTTAAAGATACCAGCGAACTGAATATGAAAGCCTGATGTGTTAGAAAAGTTCAGAATGATTGAAAACATCTTAACTCTTCACTGAAATGGCAAATGGCAGACCGCATATTCTGAAATTCGATGCACTGTTCTAGATTCTCCAATCATGAGGACCTTTCTTCCCGGATGAAGTCGGTCGATACCTGCCTTGGTTTTTATACTTTGCTTTCAGATCGTTTTAATTCTTTTCAACTCCGTCCTGGACAAACCTGTACATTTCCAAAATACCATCATCCTCAATGTCACCTGATTGAATCTGCACTGGAACATAATCATTTAATTTAAAACGTGCACGCCTACTGCGTATGCATATTATAGAACGTCAATCAGATTATCAAACTATTTACAGTCCACAATGTACTGAGAGTTTGCATGGAAAGATTTTGCACCAGAGTTCACGAGCGGGGCGGTGACATTAACTCACATGAGGCACtctaatatatattttaaaagaaaaaaaagaacaaaaggaAGTAAAAGGGTAAGCGATCGAGTAATATGAAAGAAGATTTCATTATCTTTATTTTTGACATATATCCTCGGTAAGGGAAAGTTTAGAGTAGACATTGGACCGGTGGAAAATGACACGAGAAGAGGAGTATTATGAACAAGAAACGGGGAAGGACGTGAATCAGTATTTGTCTTCAGCCTCCATGGTGGAAAGGCAGCATACCAGAAAATAACCAGAGTCAGGGCACAGTGATGAGTGCAGTCAACATCACTAAGATGAAGGTGTTCGGGAAACTGAAAGTTCTGAATGtcgataaatcacctggaccgaTGTGATCCAATCCAAGATTCTGATAGACATACCTGTCGAGATATTCGAGATACTATTGTTGACCTTTTGGCAAACAATGAGTTCGGGAGCTGGCTGTGTCCAGTAAAATGACTGGCGTTACATCCCTGTTCAGGAAGGAAGTGAGGCAGAAGATGGGAAATTGGTGTTAGGTTAGCCTGGCGTCGTCCCCTGTAAGATTATAAAGTCAGTTGTGAAAGGTGAGTTTGCAGATTACTTGGAATTGTGTCGTAAGATAGCGTTTGAGAGAGAATGGCTTTGTCAAGGGAAGatcatgcctgataaatctgtTGGAAAAATTTGACGTCATAGCAACcaaattagacaaaggagagccagtgttCACAAACTTATTTTGAGTCAATGGACCACACAGAAGTCTGTCAAATTAAAAAAAAGCGAATTTTACAAAAAACTGGATTGACTGAATGGCAGAAGACAGAGACTGGTGAAAATGGATCTCAGTTCAAAATGGCTATCAGTGAGTAGTGGAATTCCACAGTGTCAGTGTCAGAACTCCAACTTTGCAAATTGCATCTTGATGATCTGAAAACACCACCAACAGTATTGCTGCTTAGTTTACAGTTTGCACATTCATGCTTGGAATGTCAGGAAATTTTGGGGAAGCGGGGAGGCTGAAGTacacttggacaggttaggataATAGGTAAAGAATTGATGGATGTAAAACAGTGCAGGAAAACATGGACTTGTGCACTTTGCAAGAAGGAATACATGTTCAGACGATTTTGTCAACTGGGATAGGCTTTGGAAACGTGAAGTGTAAATGGACTTGAAGAGTTCTACTTCACGATTACCTTACTTTAACAACCAAGTTCAGGTCTGTGTTACGGAGGCAAACACTATTTTGACATTCATTTCTCAAAGGGCTCGGTTACAAGAACAGGAATACACTGCTCAgattgtataaggctctggtcacacTATATTTCGAAACATATGAGCAATTTTGCTCTCTATAATTTGGGAAGGATATGCTGTCTTTGTTTGGTGGGTGGATTCAGAAGGCAATTACAATATTGATCCCGAGAATGAAATGTTTGTCATTTGAGGAGTGGTTGAGTTTGTACATCAAGAAATTTAGTGGGGTGAAGGGAAAgctcattgaaatttacagaatgctGAGAAGTCTGAAGAGGGTGGATTTGAAGAAAACATATTCGCTCTTAGGAGGAACAGTGACCCATTGGCAGAGTCTCGGCGTGAAGGGAAGAAACTTAAGAAATGACTGAACAACATTTACCTTTTGCTTCTGGTCAGTGAATATGTGGAACACATTTCCACAGCAGGCTGCACAGGCTAAGTGTACCTCAGTTACAGACATAAATGCGAcgaattagtttggggatcaaACATTTAATGGACAAAACAGGATGACCAGGTTGTGAAATATATCAGGAAGATCTAATGGCGAAGCAGACTGAGTGGGCCAAATGAACTAATTCGCATCATGTACCTTATGGTCCAAACCTCTTCTTCTGAGCTGTACTCGTTCCAAACATTATCATGCTTTTGCCTCAGCATTGGTTCCTGGATTTCATAATTACCACTACGCTGCCCTCACTATACAAtgctgtggtgatatcattttgTTACATATGAATAATCATCTTGCTTTACCAAGTTGTTTCCAACTGTTTAACATTAAATCTAAACAAGAAGGTAACGTCAGCAATCAAATAAATACACGACTTAATCTGACCTTTTAGGTGCCGATAACATGAGGAACCTGGCTGAAATAATGAGAAGAGATTGTATTCGAATTACTGCCTCTCGTCGTTATCTGCTATCAGCCACTTCGGTGAGCATACTCAGAGTGAGATTGGTGAAAGAGAGCCACTGAAATAAATATATGAGAACCCTTCCATTGTCAATGCTTCAAATgtaaaacaatgtttttttttgtttgttaatTGATCTAAAATTGACAGCTTGATGCGGTTTAAGTGCTCCCCTGGAGACTGTCAGATAAAATAAATGAAGGGAACTTTGAATTTTTGACAACATTAAACAGCGCAGCTTCGAGAAGTGTAATACTTCCGAACGGTCATGCATGGACCAGTGAAAGGGCTCTTCTATGCCATTACCTATCCCATTGTTGCCGTTGTTGGAATCCCAGGTAAGAAATGAATTGCAAAGAAAGTACTTAGTTATTTGGAAATCTTCACTAAAGTTCTATTTTTTCCTTTGCCCATTTTTCTAAGGTTCATCCCTCTGGAAATATAAGGGATATAAACCAGATACGTATATTGCCATTTTGGTTATTGCAGCTTAGTGCATGTTTTGCGGCATTAAGGAGAGTTTTAGTGCATTATTTGAACTTATATCATTGAACAACGcatgattatattcaatgatTTATATAACACATTGCTGTTAATAGATTGTGCAAATATGAATTCATGAATAGCATTTCCTGAACAGTAATCTGTTGTATTATTCAGAATTAAATTTAACTTTAATCTAAAATAGATTCTAGAAATTTAATGACATATGTGCTGGCAGTTTAGCCAGGTGGGAAAAGTGCATTTTCCTGCACTGATCTTAATACATTCATGCTGGTTATGAAGATCAGCCATAAAGTTGTTGGAAGGTGCGGTGGAATGGCTGAATCTCTTGCCGAAAAATTTCTGCAGGTTACACATTGTGTTGGATGTAATGAAATCAACAATTGTGTGTCGGGATTTAAATACAAGTCTGCAATCCTATCTCATTGAGCAGTTAATTATGTAAGCTGCAAAGGATCAACTTCCTTGAATAGTGTAACTAATTAATATTTGATCCTTTTTGCAGaggtgaataaaaataaaatttattttgtttcattaaGGATTTCGGCTTTTTGTTTGCATTTGGCATTCATCTTGCAAAGTTGTGATAGTTATTCATCGGTAAGCTATCTATTTACTGTCGAGTTGACGGATTTCTTTCAGCTCCTGCTCATACATCTGCACATGGAGTTGCTTTAGTTTGCAGATACTACAATATGAATGTTGTGGAATTGAACAGGATGTTTCGTAAACAGGGTTTACACAAAGAGAAACTGGAGAAGATTAAGAAGTTggttaacttgaaagggttcagaaaatatttacaaggatgttgtcagggttcgaggatctgagctatagggagaaactGAAGAGTTTGGGACTGTTTTCGCCAGGAcgtcagagtctgaggggtgaccttatacaagtttgcaaaattatgagagacatggatcgGATAAATGGACAAAATAATTTCTCTGTGTTCGGGGAGTCCTGAAGtcgatggcataggtttagggtaagaggggaaagttataaccgacacctaaggggcagctttttcacacagacgacggtatatgtatggaatgagctgtcagaggaagtggcggaggctggtacaatagcaacacttaaaaggcatttggatgagcatatgaataggaatggtttggagggatatgggccgggtgccggAAGTTTTTACGAGATTGTGGAtagctagtcagcatggacgggttggaccgaagggtcagtttccatgctgtacatctctatgacttgatgactctCAGTTTGGATATGAGGAGTGATATACAGAAGCAGGGAGAAAGGGCGCTTTGAAGAAGGGAATTCAATTTCGATAATTGAGGCATTAACGTCACATCTGGAATGTTAAATACCATAATTATACAAGAGGGTATAATTGGAGAAAAATTGACATCTCAGATAATAATGGGAAACTGAATGGTCACGAGTAGCAAAACGAAAGTGAACAATGAAATtatttactgaagagaataaattGCCAACTGTGGTGTTAAGTTGTAAGTTAGCAGAGGCCTAATACCCAATGTTTAAGATGTCAGTTGTGGATAATTATGATTATTCTACTCACAATGACCTATGAACGTTGGTTAGCCCGCGTCTGGACGTGCCACTGTCGTGGATCACAATGGTTTCAGTGTCAGATAGGTGGAGGCAGTATGTGTTCCTTGCGGTCCACTTGTTGTGATCTAGGTAATGCCATTCTTTATACTTGGTATTTCAACAAACTATTTAACTTTTTTGTCCATCACAGCCAACTTGGTGGCAATTGCAATTCTGTTCCGAGGGCGGTGCGGACTCTCCAGGTGCATCAACTACTATTTGATGGCCATAGCGATGACAGGTTTCCTTGTTATTGTCAACGGATGCATACTCAACCGAATCAGCCGCATTTACTTTAGCGACAGTGTTCTGTCCACCACCCCCATATGCAGACTGACTACAATTCTGGTCCGCTGCAGCCGGGATGGCTCCGTCTGGCTAACTGCAGCCTTCACCATCGACCGTTTTGTGTTCATTTGCTTGCAGAGTCTGAAGATCAGATACTGCACCGAGAAAATGGCGTTGCTCATCATAGGAATGATCTGCATCCTAAGTTGTGTTAAAAATTTCCCTTTGTACATCATCTACAGACCCTTCTACATCCTGGATGGGTTCGCCTGGTTCTGTGGTATAAAGTCTATATTTTATACGTTACCAATCTGGCAGGCCTATGACTGGATGAATCACGTCTtaactccctttctcccatttctCCTCATCCTGCTACTCAATGTCCTGACCGTAAAACACATCATCACAGCCAGCAAACTCCGTACGAAACTTGTCAGGGCTGAAAATGGCAGTGATCCAGAGATGGAATACCGTAAAACATCCATCGTCCTGCTCTTTGCCATTTCAATCAGTTTCCTGCTGTTGTGGGCCACCGAAGTTGGACATTTCTTGTACTTGCGTATTAAGGGTGATGCATACTTCAACAATGAGAATTTCAAAGACTTAAC from Chiloscyllium punctatum isolate Juve2018m chromosome 35, sChiPun1.3, whole genome shotgun sequence includes these protein-coding regions:
- the LOC140459812 gene encoding galanin receptor 2a-like, translated to MDMTAITRSQNAIAINRSLQYALYSLYTCYDKLPISWRINYRLIIVQAGYYPLLAAIGVPVKQVLISSRARNRLQAHRASNLVAIAILFRGRCGLSRCINYYLMAIAMTGFLVIVNGCILNRISRIYFSDSVLSTTPICRLTTILVRCSRDGSVWLTAAFTIDRFVFICLQSLKIRYCTEKMALLIIGMICILSCVKNFPLYIIYRPFYILDGFAWFCGIKSIFYTLPIWQAYDWMNHVLTPFLPFLLILLLNVLTVKHIITASKLRTKLVRAENGSDPEMEYRKTSIVLLFAISISFLLLWATEVGHFLYLRIKGDAYFNNENFKDLTYVLQETTNLFQKLNSCNNVVIYAVSQNKFSEEFKKVLLLCS